The proteins below are encoded in one region of Streptomyces sp. Tu 3180:
- a CDS encoding radical SAM protein, protein MHRLIASPFLEQHVLLRTGRKDGLLLPEANYKGLRSHDPAQPAPAWLADTVRDQWGMDVAGRPTGDFLLVRQPSSWGYGKASWEVNLGCNYACKHCYLGLKVNSGMPLPDKLRCLDMMAEAGVLWLQITGGEPTIDKDFLRSYQHAFELGMMLTVSTNGSLLWRENILRLFEECPPYRVTVSMYGATKASYDELTQRSGAWDLFIQGMNAARHARLPLRMSVIVTKDNAHEETAMIDLCERWGVEHEVYTNMTPTIYGGGEVLTTQSKDHLRMRRQFTGCNAGHTFFHMDPHGLVSICKIGRDDQISLPREGIGGLARLGAIADRLMLRTGGCSGCALSGSCTVCRPLAKHFQEAKAPLAAYCQHGRKKAE, encoded by the coding sequence GTGCATCGTCTGATCGCCAGCCCGTTCCTGGAACAGCATGTGCTGCTGCGAACCGGCCGCAAGGACGGCCTCCTGCTGCCCGAAGCGAACTACAAAGGCCTGCGCTCCCACGACCCCGCCCAGCCCGCGCCCGCCTGGCTGGCCGACACCGTCCGCGACCAGTGGGGCATGGACGTGGCAGGCCGGCCGACAGGTGACTTCCTGCTTGTTCGGCAGCCGTCTTCCTGGGGCTATGGCAAAGCAAGCTGGGAGGTCAACCTCGGCTGCAACTACGCCTGCAAGCACTGCTACTTGGGGCTCAAGGTGAACTCCGGCATGCCGCTGCCGGACAAGCTGCGGTGCCTGGACATGATGGCCGAGGCCGGCGTGCTGTGGCTCCAGATCACCGGCGGTGAGCCCACCATCGACAAGGACTTCCTGCGCTCCTACCAGCATGCGTTCGAGCTGGGCATGATGCTCACGGTCTCCACCAACGGCTCCCTGCTGTGGCGCGAGAACATCCTGCGCCTGTTCGAGGAATGCCCTCCGTACCGCGTCACGGTGTCCATGTACGGGGCGACCAAGGCCAGCTACGACGAGCTGACGCAACGGTCCGGCGCGTGGGACCTGTTCATTCAGGGCATGAATGCCGCCCGCCACGCACGACTGCCGCTGCGCATGAGCGTCATCGTCACCAAGGACAACGCGCACGAAGAGACCGCCATGATCGACCTGTGCGAGCGCTGGGGCGTGGAGCACGAGGTGTACACGAACATGACGCCGACCATCTACGGCGGCGGGGAAGTCCTCACCACGCAGTCCAAGGACCACCTGCGCATGCGCAGGCAGTTCACGGGCTGCAATGCAGGACACACCTTCTTCCACATGGACCCGCACGGGCTGGTGTCCATCTGCAAAATCGGCCGCGACGACCAGATTTCCCTCCCGCGGGAGGGCATCGGCGGCCTCGCCCGGCTCGGCGCCATCGCCGACCGGCTGATGCTTCGCACCGGAGGCTGCTCAGGATGTGCACTCTCCGGTTCCTGCACCGTATGCAGGCCCCTGGCCAAGCACTTCCAGGAGGCGAAGGCCCCACTGGCGGCTTACTGCCAGCACGGACGAAAGAAAGCAGAGTGA
- a CDS encoding DUF6415 family natural product biosynthesis protein yields the protein MTATALCPGWSHPVRAAVPPFTEAGLRRVLEKVQRWAPYVDGLLLEDVAAVLDDYTPTEHEGDEHAQRLRGHLRRLIDLAVVSTVAEQDEQVADLVERGRALRSEETPAEHRRAVGHIRRMAWTLDNLLERLVAHQCLTEAP from the coding sequence ATGACGGCCACCGCCCTCTGCCCCGGTTGGTCCCATCCCGTGCGGGCGGCCGTGCCGCCCTTCACCGAGGCCGGCTTGCGAAGGGTCCTGGAGAAGGTGCAGCGCTGGGCCCCGTACGTCGACGGCCTGCTGCTCGAGGACGTGGCAGCCGTCCTGGACGACTACACGCCCACCGAGCACGAGGGCGACGAGCACGCGCAGCGGCTGCGTGGCCACCTGAGGCGACTCATCGACCTCGCCGTGGTCTCCACGGTGGCCGAGCAGGACGAGCAGGTAGCCGACCTTGTCGAGCGCGGGCGCGCTCTCCGGTCCGAGGAAACACCCGCCGAGCACCGCCGGGCCGTCGGACACATCCGGCGCATGGCGTGGACGCTCGACAACCTCCTCGAACGCCTGGTGGCCCACCAGTGCCTTACGGAGGCGCCGTGA
- a CDS encoding ATP-binding protein — protein sequence MLNDSSPAAHRPHTYRVALAGRPEPLAPARDQVRTVLAGVVPCVDDAVLVVSELVGNAVRHTTAGPDCLTIEIDGDQVIVAVHDPEHDDGHVHPSKSAADPLVESGRGLWLVQTLARRWYVETTAVGKAVVAVLPCRKSAVSRAERS from the coding sequence ATGCTGAACGACTCAAGCCCGGCAGCCCACCGTCCGCACACGTACCGGGTGGCCCTGGCCGGCCGGCCTGAGCCGCTTGCCCCGGCCCGTGACCAGGTTCGTACCGTGCTGGCCGGCGTCGTGCCCTGCGTGGACGACGCGGTGCTGGTCGTTTCCGAACTGGTGGGCAACGCCGTGCGGCACACGACTGCCGGCCCCGACTGTCTGACCATCGAGATCGACGGGGATCAGGTGATCGTCGCGGTCCACGACCCCGAGCACGACGATGGTCATGTACACCCGTCGAAATCCGCTGCCGATCCGCTTGTCGAGTCCGGCCGTGGACTGTGGCTGGTGCAGACACTGGCACGGCGGTGGTACGTGGAGACCACCGCCGTCGGCAAGGCGGTCGTTGCCGTCCTGCCGTGCAGGAAGTCGGCAGTCAGCCGAGCGGAACGCTCTTGA
- a CDS encoding 2'-5' RNA ligase family protein, which yields MADPAVIAAHDQAAFDAVERMVDHWDRPGWTAQTRAYYWMLTFPDDPVLVGLARRCQQRLAPLGLDPVPDDGLHITLARVGSAATLPLSHLDDVINAATPLLPEAFRLRAVPLAGSRGAVRLTVAPWAPVLALHVALSESMTSLGLTPGKPTALFRPHLSLAYNNRPRPAAPIIEAVTTLRDLPAVDLHVREVQLVELRREDRAYRWDVVKSVPLG from the coding sequence TTGGCCGACCCAGCCGTGATCGCGGCGCATGACCAGGCGGCCTTCGACGCCGTGGAGAGGATGGTTGATCACTGGGACCGGCCCGGTTGGACGGCGCAGACCCGGGCGTACTACTGGATGCTCACCTTCCCCGATGACCCGGTACTGGTCGGCCTCGCCCGTCGCTGTCAGCAGCGCCTCGCACCGCTCGGCTTGGATCCGGTCCCCGACGACGGGCTGCACATCACCCTCGCTCGCGTCGGCTCCGCCGCAACGCTTCCGTTGAGCCACCTCGACGACGTCATCAACGCGGCGACGCCCCTTCTCCCGGAAGCCTTCCGCCTGCGTGCCGTCCCGCTCGCGGGCTCCCGGGGCGCCGTACGCCTGACGGTCGCGCCATGGGCCCCGGTACTGGCGCTGCACGTGGCGCTCAGCGAGTCCATGACGTCGTTGGGGCTGACTCCTGGCAAGCCGACCGCGCTGTTCCGCCCGCACCTGAGCCTGGCCTACAACAACCGGCCGCGTCCCGCTGCCCCGATCATCGAGGCCGTCACCACGCTACGGGACCTTCCTGCCGTGGACCTGCATGTCCGAGAGGTGCAGTTGGTGGAGCTGCGGCGCGAGGACCGTGCCTACCGATGGGATGTCGTCAAGAGCGTTCCGCTCGGCTGA